One Archangium lipolyticum DNA window includes the following coding sequences:
- a CDS encoding NAD(P)/FAD-dependent oxidoreductase has protein sequence MSGSQDILVLGAGVMGLSVARRVAALGARVTVLDPVEPGGQGSRAAAGVAIPSVRLLDDPDMLAFTRAAHGALTEELASLGEGPHLRRGQGVLRVAMDAKGRDALGQKAASHPEWLGTWTDAAHVVELEPALEGTPILGAFVTEQGYMVDTEAYLNALLHDVHRKGARVRLGESARSVAEVDGGVEVRTEHETLRAGMLVVCAGAWSGGIAGLPALPVKPVRGQMLTIFHPEVRLTRVVSGPTYLAPWRTGEIVVGATEEDAGFACHVTPTGLMHLGATVAKLAPRLREARFVRAWAGLRSVTPGGKPLIGRYPGTSSVLIASGHAGQGILTSALTGRAVAELIEHGHSEVAAAFEPARVLASASERPSA, from the coding sequence ATGAGTGGGAGCCAGGACATCCTCGTCCTCGGGGCGGGAGTGATGGGCCTGTCGGTGGCGCGCCGGGTGGCGGCGCTCGGGGCTCGGGTGACGGTGTTGGACCCGGTGGAGCCGGGAGGGCAGGGCTCGCGAGCGGCGGCGGGGGTGGCGATTCCCTCGGTGCGGCTGCTGGACGATCCGGACATGCTCGCCTTCACGCGGGCGGCGCACGGTGCGCTGACCGAGGAGCTCGCCTCACTGGGTGAAGGCCCGCACCTGCGCCGCGGCCAGGGCGTGCTCCGGGTGGCGATGGACGCGAAGGGCCGGGACGCGCTCGGTCAGAAGGCCGCGAGCCATCCCGAGTGGCTGGGGACGTGGACGGACGCGGCGCACGTGGTGGAGCTGGAGCCCGCGCTGGAGGGGACGCCGATCCTCGGAGCCTTCGTCACCGAGCAGGGCTACATGGTGGACACGGAGGCCTACCTCAACGCGCTGTTGCACGACGTGCACCGGAAGGGCGCGCGGGTGCGCCTGGGCGAGAGCGCTCGCTCGGTGGCCGAGGTGGACGGGGGCGTCGAGGTGCGGACGGAGCACGAGACGCTCCGGGCCGGGATGCTGGTGGTGTGCGCGGGGGCATGGTCCGGGGGAATCGCCGGGCTGCCGGCGTTGCCGGTGAAACCCGTGCGAGGGCAGATGCTGACGATCTTCCACCCGGAAGTGCGGCTGACGCGGGTGGTGTCGGGGCCCACGTACCTGGCGCCCTGGCGCACGGGGGAGATCGTCGTGGGAGCCACGGAGGAGGACGCGGGCTTCGCGTGCCACGTGACGCCCACGGGATTGATGCACCTGGGGGCGACAGTGGCGAAGCTGGCGCCGAGGCTGCGCGAGGCGCGCTTCGTCCGGGCCTGGGCGGGACTGCGCTCGGTGACGCCGGGGGGCAAGCCCCTCATCGGCCGCTATCCGGGGACGAGCTCGGTGCTGATCGCGAGCGGGCACGCGGGGCAGGGCATCCTCACGAGCGCGCTCACGGGCCGCGCCGTGGCCGAGCTCATCGAGCACGGGCACAGCGAAGTGGCCGCCGCCTTCGAGCCGGCGCGTGTGCTCGCATCGGCCTCGGAGCGCCCATCCGCGTGA
- a CDS encoding lantibiotic dehydratase family protein, whose protein sequence is MSGRWTLGDVFVLRHAGFPFDWLEGLGFSESLRSEVAVLLEDERALVEAVRGAGGEDAARSAREALERGREPSLKPKYGPGCQQALERYRSRRAALSARYTGERQELRRRLRERAAEPAIQEAVFFSNPAMYENVWSRYLEGEARPDNSEARRVERQVYTYLQRFCAKNETTSFFGPISYGECDGEDGTDVRVVPSGSTRRRTFLTFWAVTELARAVGRERAVRPHLPLRINPIFKVEAGRAGCAPLKLEVALSPEAERLLGVLPTAPTLDAAARELGVPVETVERWVVPLVKSAVVLLGLPFVANDFATLESLREAVVALPASETRERWLSRLDELERLRAGFEGAGLARRRELLQTLETRFTEYTGKPARRGEGQVYSDRLILYEEASSPFRLKLGRRFSEEMAAKLSGGLELSAAYGDRVQGSYREQVRDALGSEERPLDFLEYAVRLRPDQVAGSRFAPVPPILLDEDMSRARTLPEDFLGTSKPGGRYALPDVCLAATGNGYEVMCARVHHHLMLWSWLSAFYPDRARYESVAGQWLEREPAARGLVGLAIRRRNKGFYVYPGRRLVYSVSDVLDVEQGALKPHEVKVLPTREGPVLVDGEGQRLSLYMPLDDFNTYPPFAALAHPQVLHAKLRTHGRHLPRLSIGGAVYQRERWELPTTTFSQVSGMDLLLAVERERRASGWPRFVFMRSTTERKPYLIDTASPFALELLLYLSRAAEQLSVEEMYPAPEQLWLKDERGRYTCEMRMQAVRWSEADR, encoded by the coding sequence ATGAGCGGGCGCTGGACGCTGGGCGACGTCTTCGTACTTCGTCACGCGGGCTTCCCATTCGACTGGTTGGAGGGCCTGGGCTTCTCGGAGTCGCTGCGGTCCGAGGTGGCGGTGCTGTTGGAGGACGAGCGGGCCCTGGTGGAGGCGGTGCGCGGCGCGGGGGGCGAGGACGCGGCGCGCTCGGCCCGCGAGGCGTTGGAGCGGGGCAGGGAGCCCTCCCTCAAGCCGAAGTACGGGCCCGGGTGCCAGCAGGCGCTGGAGCGCTACCGCTCGCGCCGGGCGGCGCTGTCGGCCCGGTATACCGGAGAGCGGCAGGAACTGCGGAGGCGCCTGCGCGAGCGAGCGGCGGAGCCCGCCATCCAGGAGGCCGTCTTCTTCTCCAACCCGGCGATGTACGAGAACGTCTGGTCGCGCTACCTGGAGGGGGAAGCGCGGCCGGACAACTCGGAGGCGCGCCGGGTGGAGCGGCAGGTCTACACGTACCTGCAACGCTTCTGCGCGAAGAACGAGACGACGAGCTTCTTCGGTCCCATCTCCTACGGCGAGTGCGACGGCGAGGACGGCACGGACGTGCGCGTGGTGCCGAGCGGGAGTACGCGGCGGCGCACCTTCCTCACGTTCTGGGCGGTCACCGAGCTGGCGCGGGCGGTGGGCCGGGAGCGCGCGGTGCGCCCGCACCTGCCGCTGCGGATCAATCCGATCTTCAAGGTGGAGGCGGGCCGGGCGGGCTGTGCGCCGCTGAAGCTGGAGGTGGCGCTGTCGCCGGAGGCGGAGCGGCTGCTCGGGGTGCTGCCCACGGCGCCGACGCTGGACGCGGCCGCGCGCGAGCTGGGCGTGCCGGTGGAGACGGTGGAGCGGTGGGTGGTGCCGCTGGTGAAGTCGGCGGTGGTGCTGCTGGGGCTGCCCTTCGTGGCCAACGACTTCGCCACGCTCGAGAGCCTGCGCGAGGCGGTGGTGGCGTTGCCCGCGTCCGAGACCCGGGAGCGCTGGCTGTCGCGGCTGGACGAGCTGGAGCGGCTGCGCGCCGGGTTCGAGGGGGCGGGGCTGGCACGCCGCCGGGAGCTGTTGCAGACGTTGGAGACGCGCTTCACCGAGTACACGGGCAAGCCCGCGCGCCGGGGAGAGGGACAGGTGTATTCGGACCGGCTCATCCTCTACGAGGAGGCCTCCTCGCCCTTCCGGTTGAAGCTGGGCCGGCGCTTCAGCGAGGAGATGGCGGCGAAGCTGTCGGGAGGACTGGAGCTCTCGGCGGCCTACGGAGACCGGGTGCAGGGCAGCTACCGCGAGCAGGTGCGCGACGCACTGGGCTCCGAGGAGCGCCCGTTGGACTTCCTGGAGTACGCGGTGCGGCTGCGTCCGGACCAGGTGGCGGGGAGCCGCTTCGCGCCGGTGCCGCCGATCCTGCTCGACGAGGACATGTCGCGGGCCCGGACGCTGCCAGAGGACTTCCTGGGCACCTCAAAGCCGGGAGGCCGTTACGCGCTGCCGGACGTGTGCCTCGCGGCGACGGGGAACGGTTACGAGGTGATGTGCGCCCGCGTGCACCACCACCTGATGCTGTGGAGCTGGCTGAGCGCCTTCTATCCGGACCGGGCGCGCTACGAGTCGGTGGCCGGCCAGTGGTTGGAGCGTGAGCCCGCGGCACGAGGGCTGGTGGGGCTCGCGATCCGCCGGCGCAACAAGGGGTTCTACGTCTACCCTGGGCGGAGGCTGGTGTACTCGGTGTCGGACGTGCTGGACGTGGAGCAGGGGGCGCTGAAGCCGCACGAGGTGAAGGTGCTGCCCACGCGGGAGGGCCCGGTGTTGGTGGACGGTGAGGGGCAGAGGCTCTCGCTGTACATGCCGCTGGACGACTTCAACACGTACCCGCCGTTCGCGGCGTTGGCGCACCCGCAGGTGCTGCACGCGAAGCTGCGCACCCACGGCCGCCACCTGCCGAGGCTGAGCATCGGCGGCGCGGTGTATCAGCGCGAGCGGTGGGAGCTGCCGACCACCACGTTTTCGCAGGTGAGCGGGATGGACCTGCTGCTGGCGGTGGAGCGCGAGCGCCGCGCGAGTGGTTGGCCACGCTTCGTGTTCATGCGCAGCACCACGGAGCGCAAGCCGTACCTGATCGACACGGCATCTCCGTTCGCGCTGGAGCTGCTGCTGTACCTGTCGCGAGCGGCGGAGCAGCTCTCGGTGGAGGAGATGTACCCGGCACCGGAGCAGCTGTGGCTGAAGGACGAGCGGGGCCGCTACACCTGCGAGATGCGGATGCAGGCGGTGCGCTGGAGCGAGGCGGACCGATGA
- a CDS encoding lantibiotic dehydratase produces MKGWSVFPHLVVRTTGFSFERLERLRCPEAAASARKLWAARRELEGLKASGPRLRRPPPGVLAALKAGRPVEVEGLESPESFAAYNTLARAAQEAASSFETAFTRELAGVEASLAALRTEPRFLEAVASSSPPVARDLLAGREGARLKRQVASYLQRLCAKNETMSFFGPINYGRVEPDAPTGVSVRWSGPELLVGRNTFAASWLVLGLVRAIAADPEVAPWLVLRRKSFAVLPPRKGPAPPAASVEDVLPRLMEAVDGTRPLSALREALGVEWPLLLECVHFGLQRNLLTHQLEVPAASHHPLEDLTERLAGIPGPVARDHLRELEGLLRLMARYGAADAAGKMALNEEMAKRARERWSVAPPAPASSGDSHNFYQDRLPMREECGGDLRLTVGGERARELTRKLEPALGLMAEAALRTREAARAAVAALVGARTVPFWKVVAAYGDRPLPYDTTVAAALAAALPDPAASRVELEPSALPTPREDVDLPIVTSIDLLIGASDVEAWSRGDYELVVGDVHDTALVWGWALQFHEERRRVESEMVRALGALRRPVPFVTVLASRRTGLLPSEFPGPVVELGGVSARASGWRLPFDDLQVESDGRTARLLSTRLGSEVCLYNGEMESLVQTAFALPRIRPLRVSLGAHTPRVVLGGAVLQREQWRLEAEDRDALLACKDDRARLQTAVGIWARRGLPDHVFAKFPGERKPVLIDVRSPALLRVFVNLLEQKGEVMVSEMLPAPGQLWLDAAGGRHTAELRCCFLWGTEARG; encoded by the coding sequence ATGAAGGGTTGGAGCGTCTTTCCTCACCTCGTCGTGCGCACCACCGGCTTCTCGTTCGAGCGGCTGGAGCGGCTGCGTTGTCCCGAGGCCGCGGCGAGCGCCCGGAAGTTGTGGGCTGCCCGGCGTGAGCTGGAGGGGCTGAAGGCCAGCGGTCCGCGCCTGCGCCGTCCTCCGCCCGGGGTATTGGCGGCGTTGAAGGCGGGGCGTCCGGTGGAGGTGGAGGGACTGGAGTCTCCCGAGTCCTTCGCCGCCTACAACACGCTGGCCCGGGCCGCGCAGGAGGCCGCGTCCTCCTTCGAGACGGCGTTCACCCGGGAGTTGGCCGGGGTGGAGGCGTCGCTCGCGGCGCTGCGCACCGAGCCGCGTTTCCTGGAGGCGGTGGCCAGCTCGAGCCCTCCGGTGGCGAGGGATCTGCTCGCCGGCCGGGAGGGAGCGCGGCTGAAGCGGCAGGTGGCCAGCTACCTGCAGCGGCTGTGCGCGAAGAACGAGACGATGAGCTTCTTCGGTCCCATCAACTACGGCCGGGTGGAGCCCGACGCGCCCACGGGCGTCTCGGTGCGCTGGTCCGGTCCGGAGCTGCTGGTGGGGCGCAACACCTTCGCCGCCTCGTGGCTGGTGCTGGGCCTCGTGCGCGCCATCGCGGCGGACCCCGAGGTGGCGCCCTGGCTCGTCCTGCGCCGCAAGTCCTTCGCCGTGCTGCCCCCGCGCAAGGGGCCGGCGCCCCCGGCGGCGAGCGTGGAGGATGTGCTCCCGAGGCTGATGGAGGCGGTGGACGGGACGCGGCCCCTGTCGGCCCTGCGCGAGGCGCTCGGGGTGGAGTGGCCGCTGTTGCTCGAGTGCGTCCACTTCGGGCTCCAACGCAACCTGCTCACCCACCAGCTCGAGGTGCCCGCGGCCTCGCACCACCCGCTGGAGGACCTGACCGAGCGCCTCGCCGGGATTCCCGGCCCGGTGGCTCGCGACCATCTGCGGGAGCTGGAGGGCCTGCTGCGGCTGATGGCCCGCTACGGCGCGGCGGACGCGGCGGGCAAGATGGCGCTCAACGAGGAGATGGCGAAGCGCGCCCGGGAGCGCTGGAGCGTGGCGCCACCGGCTCCGGCGTCGAGCGGGGACAGCCACAACTTCTACCAGGACCGCCTTCCGATGCGGGAGGAGTGCGGCGGAGACCTGCGCCTCACGGTGGGCGGCGAGCGTGCACGGGAGCTGACGCGGAAGCTGGAGCCAGCGCTCGGGTTGATGGCCGAGGCGGCGCTGCGCACGCGTGAGGCGGCCCGGGCGGCCGTGGCGGCCCTGGTGGGGGCGCGCACGGTGCCGTTCTGGAAGGTGGTGGCGGCGTACGGAGATCGGCCGCTGCCATACGACACCACGGTGGCCGCGGCGCTCGCGGCGGCGCTCCCCGATCCGGCGGCCTCCCGCGTGGAGTTGGAGCCCTCGGCGCTCCCCACGCCTCGTGAGGACGTGGACCTGCCGATCGTCACGTCGATCGATCTGCTCATCGGGGCCTCGGACGTGGAGGCCTGGAGCCGCGGCGATTACGAGCTGGTGGTGGGGGACGTGCACGACACGGCCCTGGTGTGGGGCTGGGCGCTGCAGTTCCACGAGGAGCGGAGGCGGGTGGAGAGCGAGATGGTGCGGGCCCTCGGTGCGCTGCGGCGGCCGGTGCCGTTCGTCACCGTGCTGGCCTCGCGGCGCACCGGACTGCTGCCCTCGGAGTTCCCCGGGCCCGTGGTGGAGCTGGGCGGAGTGAGCGCCCGGGCCTCGGGGTGGCGGTTGCCCTTCGATGACCTCCAGGTGGAGAGCGACGGGCGCACGGCGCGGCTGTTGTCCACGCGGCTGGGCTCGGAGGTGTGCCTCTACAATGGTGAGATGGAGAGCCTGGTGCAGACGGCCTTCGCCCTGCCGCGCATCCGTCCCCTGCGGGTGTCCCTGGGCGCGCACACGCCCCGGGTGGTGCTGGGCGGCGCGGTGCTTCAGCGCGAGCAGTGGCGGCTGGAGGCGGAGGACCGGGACGCGCTCCTCGCGTGCAAGGATGACCGGGCCCGGCTCCAGACGGCGGTGGGCATCTGGGCGCGAAGGGGACTGCCGGACCACGTGTTCGCGAAGTTCCCGGGCGAGCGAAAGCCGGTGCTCATCGACGTGCGGAGCCCGGCGCTGCTGCGCGTCTTCGTCAACCTGCTCGAGCAAAAGGGGGAAGTCATGGTCTCGGAGATGCTTCCGGCTCCCGGACAGCTGTGGCTGGACGCGGCCGGCGGGCGGCACACGGCGGAGCTGCGTTGCTGTTTCCTCTGGGGAACGGAGGCGCGCGGATGA
- a CDS encoding serine/threonine protein kinase encodes METQGSNATISRVRVGTINHVRIAGIIDETFPLTSASPELGGLLIVDLGQVERISSFGVRRWIEFASKLPPGAISLYVVNAPPVMVDQLNMVEGFVGVARVLSVLAPYTCRACGEDRLRLVDLQTESAVIAEGRAPEHSCPVCAGKLEFADLPSEFFDYARRQQFGTVDPVVMRYLRATTPSAPTSLTTHLKIVQDDITYVTLASELKGDLNVRRLASGLEGRVAFDFAHVTKVEPEAVPKLEQVLAMAAQGAKEVVLCRVPPPVLNALARFTRPLSAKIGTLWLPCECRNCGHEHHQRALASEYLAKLRANASPERQCPICGGTARLPAVPQLMPLLNRSSLVDQPLEDIEALEPRALSQYLFGSTNVEPSGNKGSNSDISNSISASKLQVIRRLGQGGMAEVFLAKQVGVKGFEKFLVMKKILPQFAENAEFVDMLFAEARANARLTHPNVVQTFDVGMSDGVAYILMEYVRGPDLKKLMNELRRKGLALPMEHALRIVAETAAGLHYAHSYVDPAGVPHPVVHRDVSPHNVLISLDGAIKLSDFGIAKVQGEENTQAGVLKGKISYISPEAAAGRSLDARNDVFALGVMLFELLTGQLPFKRDHDAATLNAIVREPAPVPSQLKPTIPQDVSDLILRALVKDPARRTPSAAAVREEIEAVMAHHRLNSSPAAVAQFFKATLGERLAEFGPIAGPMSGSFPGVGGTPGLTGSGPRPPAPPPPSPTLEMAAPADTSAPVKPAAGARSGVGTGTGSHSAPPPVPQHPVAAPRLAQKPLPVGALPPDERTEVYRPATQGLIAPNALPPEPPTQNEPALAVQGRPAPPVAFPPPPTVAARPSASVPPRASISTPAVPPRSSGAAVQPSVPVANRPVPQAAPPAAPAPMAAPPRAPAAPVAPAAPVAAAAPKSSPLKWVLLGGVALLLVGGVGLVAPKLLSGGGVEVINRAPGEQLYIAGLRVEDTSSLSLEGARQNVVSTAMNGRLRRFGIPVRKDLIDVHTLPEAKSESDGKGTLHVGGQPGCFVKVGADMLPGATPVTAPIEAGKELEVVVTCPNLPVWSRWVMAVPDQEIEAVPLPKN; translated from the coding sequence GTGGAGACGCAGGGTTCCAATGCCACTATCAGCCGCGTGCGCGTGGGTACCATCAACCACGTCCGCATCGCCGGCATCATCGACGAGACGTTCCCGCTGACGTCCGCGTCGCCAGAGCTCGGTGGGCTGCTCATCGTGGATCTGGGCCAGGTGGAGCGCATCAGCTCCTTTGGCGTGCGGCGGTGGATCGAGTTCGCCAGCAAGCTGCCTCCGGGTGCCATCTCGCTGTACGTGGTCAACGCGCCACCGGTGATGGTGGACCAGCTCAACATGGTGGAGGGCTTCGTCGGCGTGGCGCGGGTGCTGTCGGTGCTCGCGCCCTACACGTGCCGCGCCTGTGGGGAGGACCGGCTGCGGCTGGTGGACCTGCAGACGGAGTCGGCCGTCATCGCCGAGGGCCGTGCGCCGGAGCACTCCTGCCCCGTGTGCGCGGGCAAGCTGGAGTTCGCGGACCTGCCGAGCGAGTTCTTCGATTACGCCAGGCGCCAGCAGTTCGGCACGGTGGATCCGGTGGTGATGCGCTACCTGCGCGCCACCACGCCCAGCGCGCCGACGTCGCTCACCACGCACCTGAAGATCGTCCAGGACGACATCACCTACGTCACCCTGGCCAGCGAGCTGAAGGGTGACCTGAACGTGCGCCGGTTGGCCTCGGGCCTGGAGGGGCGCGTCGCGTTCGACTTCGCCCACGTCACCAAGGTGGAGCCGGAGGCGGTGCCCAAGCTGGAGCAGGTGCTGGCCATGGCGGCGCAGGGCGCCAAGGAGGTGGTGCTGTGCCGCGTGCCACCGCCGGTGCTCAATGCCCTGGCGCGCTTCACCAGGCCGCTCTCCGCGAAGATCGGCACGCTGTGGCTGCCGTGCGAGTGCCGCAACTGCGGCCATGAGCACCATCAGCGCGCCCTGGCCTCCGAGTACCTGGCCAAGCTGCGCGCCAACGCCAGCCCGGAGCGCCAGTGCCCCATCTGCGGCGGCACCGCGCGCCTGCCCGCCGTGCCCCAGCTGATGCCGCTGCTCAACCGCTCGTCGCTGGTGGACCAGCCGCTGGAGGACATCGAGGCGCTCGAGCCGCGCGCCCTCAGCCAGTACCTCTTTGGCTCCACCAACGTGGAGCCGAGCGGCAACAAGGGCAGCAACTCGGACATCAGCAACTCCATCAGCGCCAGCAAGCTGCAGGTCATCCGCCGGCTGGGCCAGGGCGGCATGGCCGAGGTGTTCCTCGCCAAGCAGGTGGGCGTGAAGGGGTTCGAGAAGTTCCTGGTGATGAAGAAGATTCTCCCGCAGTTCGCGGAGAACGCCGAGTTCGTCGACATGCTCTTCGCCGAGGCGCGGGCCAACGCGCGCCTCACGCACCCCAACGTCGTGCAGACGTTCGACGTGGGCATGTCCGATGGCGTGGCCTACATCCTCATGGAGTACGTCCGCGGCCCGGATCTCAAGAAGCTGATGAACGAGCTGCGGCGCAAGGGCCTCGCGCTGCCCATGGAGCACGCGCTGCGCATCGTCGCCGAGACGGCCGCGGGCCTGCACTACGCGCACAGCTACGTGGACCCGGCCGGTGTGCCCCACCCGGTGGTGCATCGCGACGTCAGCCCGCACAACGTCCTCATCTCGCTCGATGGCGCCATCAAGCTGAGCGACTTCGGCATCGCCAAGGTGCAGGGCGAGGAGAACACCCAGGCGGGCGTGCTCAAGGGGAAGATCTCCTATATCTCCCCGGAGGCCGCCGCGGGCCGCTCCCTGGACGCACGCAACGACGTGTTCGCCCTGGGCGTGATGCTCTTCGAGCTGCTCACCGGCCAGCTGCCCTTCAAGCGCGACCATGACGCGGCCACGCTCAACGCGATCGTCCGCGAGCCGGCCCCCGTGCCGTCGCAGCTCAAGCCCACCATCCCCCAGGACGTGTCGGATCTCATCCTGCGCGCCCTGGTGAAGGACCCGGCGCGCCGCACGCCCTCCGCCGCCGCCGTGCGCGAGGAGATCGAGGCGGTGATGGCCCACCACCGGCTCAACTCGTCGCCGGCGGCCGTGGCCCAGTTCTTCAAGGCCACCCTGGGCGAGCGGCTCGCGGAGTTCGGTCCCATCGCCGGCCCGATGTCCGGCTCGTTCCCGGGCGTGGGCGGGACGCCAGGGCTCACGGGCAGCGGGCCTCGTCCTCCCGCGCCTCCTCCGCCGAGCCCCACGCTGGAGATGGCGGCGCCCGCGGACACGAGTGCGCCGGTCAAGCCCGCCGCGGGTGCGCGGTCCGGGGTGGGCACGGGTACAGGGTCGCATAGCGCCCCGCCGCCCGTGCCCCAGCACCCCGTCGCGGCCCCTCGCCTGGCGCAGAAACCTCTGCCCGTGGGAGCGCTCCCTCCGGACGAGCGCACCGAGGTCTACCGTCCGGCGACCCAGGGACTCATCGCCCCCAACGCCCTGCCTCCCGAGCCTCCGACGCAGAACGAGCCGGCGCTCGCGGTGCAGGGCCGGCCCGCGCCCCCCGTGGCGTTTCCGCCTCCGCCGACCGTGGCGGCACGTCCGTCGGCATCCGTCCCGCCGCGTGCGTCCATCTCCACTCCCGCGGTGCCGCCCCGCTCGTCCGGAGCCGCGGTGCAGCCCTCGGTCCCGGTGGCCAACCGCCCTGTGCCCCAGGCGGCTCCCCCGGCCGCTCCGGCTCCGATGGCCGCGCCTCCCCGCGCTCCGGCCGCCCCGGTGGCCCCTGCCGCTCCTGTCGCCGCCGCGGCCCCGAAGTCCTCGCCGCTCAAGTGGGTCCTCCTCGGCGGCGTCGCGCTGCTGCTCGTGGGAGGGGTGGGACTGGTGGCTCCGAAGCTGCTCTCCGGCGGAGGCGTCGAGGTGATCAACCGCGCGCCGGGCGAGCAGCTCTACATCGCGGGCCTCCGGGTGGAGGACACCTCGAGTCTCAGCCTGGAGGGGGCCCGCCAGAACGTCGTCTCCACGGCGATGAACGGACGCCTGCGCCGCTTCGGGATTCCGGTGCGCAAGGATCTCATCGATGTGCACACCCTGCCCGAGGCGAAGTCGGAGTCGGACGGCAAGGGCACGCTGCACGTGGGCGGGCAGCCGGGCTGCTTCGTCAAGGTGGGCGCGGACATGCTGCCCGGCGCCACGCCGGTGACGGCGCCCATCGAGGCTGGCAAGGAATTGGAGGTCGTCGTCACCTGCCCGAACCTGCCGGTGTGGTCCCGGTGGGTGATGGCGGTGCCGGATCAGGAGATCGAGGCCGTACCGCTGCCGAAGAACTAG